From Halodesulfovibrio aestuarii DSM 17919 = ATCC 29578, the proteins below share one genomic window:
- a CDS encoding ATP-binding protein, with protein MDKDIDNCMLLSPITGKDRCMFDPVDLTTAIEKIVELEAYSASLEQEAAAAKREASLLRDILRAVPVGVTAYTDDGSIAYSTAASGDPVWGEMKTESCLHNGRRIHSLQTALAEGESQIITERHPTTGVHRSIQYIPLSSEQGAPLLLECTSEIPREVEMTHELRAAKDSAEAADKAKSEFLTTMSHEIRTPMNGLLGMLDLALDTELDAEQREYLEAVENSAESLLVLINQILDFSKIEAGVMEVDRQAFRLRKRLSALRTMFFHRAEERCLNLVFTVPDDVPDVIVGDFSRIRQVIVNLLDNALKFTDAGTVHLAVELVELKHEWAQLRFSIKDSGIGILKEHQEAIFERFVQSDSSVSRQYQGTGLGLAICRKLVELMGGKLEVTSAPGEGAEFFFTLPFQLGKLNERGEVATRENALAKPELGSSKKVLVVDDNAVNLKYMDIFLKKQGFEVDLATNGIEALEAVKKEAYDVVLMDIAMPQMDGLEATRRIRESTSFCVRSDVPVVAMTAHALKGDREAFLAAGMNEYVGKPINPDNLLRILFGLLQCSDSVTY; from the coding sequence GTGGATAAAGATATAGATAATTGCATGTTGTTGAGTCCTATAACGGGCAAAGACCGATGTATGTTTGATCCGGTTGATTTGACGACAGCAATTGAAAAAATTGTCGAGCTTGAAGCATATTCTGCTAGTCTGGAGCAGGAAGCAGCGGCAGCGAAGCGTGAAGCATCGTTGCTGAGGGATATATTGCGCGCTGTCCCCGTTGGTGTAACCGCTTATACGGACGACGGAAGTATTGCGTACTCCACTGCTGCATCGGGCGATCCAGTCTGGGGAGAGATGAAGACTGAATCGTGTTTGCACAATGGCAGACGCATACATTCACTTCAAACAGCTCTTGCTGAAGGCGAAAGTCAGATAATTACGGAACGGCATCCCACTACAGGTGTGCACCGCAGTATTCAATATATTCCTTTGTCGTCGGAGCAAGGTGCACCATTACTACTGGAATGTACTAGTGAAATACCGCGTGAAGTAGAAATGACGCATGAGCTAAGAGCTGCTAAAGATTCCGCTGAGGCGGCAGATAAAGCCAAAAGTGAGTTTCTGACAACAATGAGTCATGAGATACGCACTCCAATGAATGGCTTGCTTGGTATGCTTGATCTGGCGCTTGATACAGAACTTGATGCAGAGCAGCGGGAATATCTTGAAGCTGTTGAAAATTCAGCAGAGTCGCTGCTTGTTCTAATCAACCAGATTTTGGATTTTTCAAAGATTGAAGCGGGAGTTATGGAGGTAGACAGGCAAGCATTCAGGCTCCGAAAGCGTCTTTCTGCCCTACGTACAATGTTTTTCCATCGTGCAGAAGAGCGTTGCTTGAATTTAGTTTTTACTGTTCCTGATGATGTGCCAGATGTAATCGTAGGTGATTTTTCTCGAATCAGACAAGTGATAGTTAATTTGCTTGATAATGCTTTGAAGTTCACTGATGCCGGAACTGTTCATCTAGCTGTTGAACTGGTAGAGTTAAAACATGAGTGGGCTCAGTTACGGTTTTCCATTAAGGATAGCGGAATTGGTATTCTCAAGGAGCATCAGGAGGCAATTTTTGAGCGTTTTGTCCAGTCTGATAGCTCCGTGTCGCGGCAATATCAAGGAACTGGACTTGGGTTAGCCATTTGTCGCAAGCTTGTTGAATTAATGGGAGGCAAGCTTGAGGTTACCAGCGCACCGGGAGAAGGTGCAGAGTTCTTTTTTACGCTCCCGTTTCAGCTTGGTAAGCTAAATGAGCGAGGCGAGGTGGCAACTCGGGAAAATGCTCTGGCTAAACCAGAACTTGGCAGCTCTAAGAAAGTTCTTGTCGTGGATGATAATGCCGTGAACCTAAAATATATGGATATTTTTTTAAAAAAACAGGGCTTTGAAGTTGATCTTGCGACGAATGGTATTGAGGCACTGGAAGCGGTAAAGAAAGAGGCATACGATGTGGTGCTAATGGATATCGCCATGCCGCAGATGGATGGTCTTGAAGCAACACGCAGGATTCGTGAATCAACGTCTTTTTGTGTGCGATCAGACGTACCTGTAGTGGCTATGACAGCACATGCCTTAAAAGGTGACAGAGAAGCTTTTCTTGCCGCAGGAATGAATGAGTATGTTGGAAAACCTATTAATCCCGATAACTTATTGAGAATTTTGTTTGGTTTGCTTCAATGCTCAGATTCAGTAACGTATTAG
- the qrcA gene encoding menaquinone reductase multiheme cytochrome c subunit QrcA → MEERLLHPADGNSTSRQFGGAAPFFVGLVVALIFGWWAFPGLLFSEQEQPINFSHKVHIQDAEMECSACHSFREDGTFAGLPTTESCAECHSDEPLGEDPEEARFIKEYVQTGKEVKWHVYQAQPDNVFFSHAAHSLESCNSCHDFKETELCSQCHIDVANMDKAPTYYENKLTKYSKQTMKMWQCERCHAHPEHFGVTRSNNACFVCHK, encoded by the coding sequence ATGGAGGAGAGGCTTTTACATCCTGCCGACGGGAACAGTACGTCACGCCAATTTGGCGGCGCGGCCCCGTTCTTCGTAGGTCTGGTAGTGGCACTCATCTTTGGTTGGTGGGCTTTCCCTGGACTGCTTTTTTCAGAACAGGAACAGCCTATTAATTTCAGCCATAAGGTGCATATTCAAGACGCAGAAATGGAATGTTCTGCGTGCCATTCTTTCCGTGAAGACGGCACTTTTGCCGGCCTTCCGACAACTGAAAGCTGTGCCGAATGTCACAGCGACGAACCACTCGGGGAAGATCCGGAAGAAGCACGCTTCATTAAGGAGTATGTTCAGACCGGTAAAGAAGTTAAATGGCATGTGTATCAAGCACAGCCAGATAACGTCTTCTTCAGTCATGCTGCTCACTCTTTGGAATCATGCAACTCTTGTCATGACTTCAAAGAAACCGAGCTCTGCTCCCAGTGTCACATTGATGTGGCCAATATGGACAAGGCCCCGACTTACTATGAAAACAAGCTGACCAAGTACAGCAAACAGACCATGAAGATGTGGCAATGTGAACGCTGCCATGCTCATCCAGAGCACTTTGGCGTTACTCGTTCCAACAACGCATGCTTCGTCTGTCATAAGTAA
- the qrcB gene encoding menaquinone reductase molybdopterin-binding-like subunit QrcB, with amino-acid sequence MAVDRRGFLKFVAGATTGVLATPVPWKLLDDASIWTQNWSWIPRNVDGANSYVSTISKLCPSAAGMKVRLVGERPVRVLPDDNHPLSMGGITALAVAEVQLMYSPSRVKRPLKHAGDGAYVAISWEEAEKMLKENLRRAGSKVAYVSGDETGTINELLSGMAKESGSEDFYVMPSEVQPAALAFASMNGKGQLGYDIENSDYVFAIGANILESWGTVLRNRAAFKKSHPAAKKPTVKFVYAGPVQNNTAAGADEWLPAKSGAEAIVAMGIANLLIKSGATINAPDFAEFKALAAQYTPQKVAALAGVAPAKLKAIAAELSKAQRPVVLTGSEFGQGTGVATVLAGTAVNMLLGSFGREGGVKALPLAPKVIASGMDRSESAQKDLVAYLSRISAGKVSKPRAMVFYEANPVYGLPQPAAMAKVMDKVPFKVAFTSFLDETAKACDLILPTPLGLERFDDVETPYGIGQAFYSLARPVAPCVIDGKPAADVLLSVATQLNMDLGFATFEEILQAKAEAAGADWDSLMEGEFFTSDAVAEQSNLRIAADVIGKALAAAPKAAKLSIAPVQKLSLGTPNTAIPPYNNKTIRRWELQKNEMYVAMNGATARELGVVKHDRIKLSNSSGSIQARVNIFEGVMPNTIAVLMGFGHTAFDEFSKGKGENVMELLTVGYEAGTGQSVWNVAGVNVSKA; translated from the coding sequence ATGGCAGTAGATAGACGAGGATTCCTTAAGTTTGTTGCAGGCGCCACCACTGGTGTTCTGGCTACTCCCGTACCTTGGAAGCTCCTTGATGACGCGAGTATCTGGACTCAGAACTGGTCCTGGATTCCACGAAATGTAGATGGTGCAAACTCCTACGTTTCAACAATCAGTAAATTGTGTCCTTCCGCTGCGGGCATGAAAGTTCGTCTGGTTGGAGAGCGTCCTGTACGCGTACTTCCAGATGATAACCACCCGCTTTCCATGGGTGGCATCACAGCCCTCGCTGTAGCAGAAGTTCAGCTTATGTACTCTCCTTCCCGTGTTAAACGTCCACTTAAGCATGCCGGTGATGGCGCTTATGTTGCGATTTCATGGGAAGAAGCAGAGAAAATGCTCAAAGAAAACCTCAGAAGAGCAGGTTCCAAAGTTGCTTATGTATCTGGTGACGAAACCGGTACAATCAACGAACTTCTTTCCGGTATGGCGAAAGAAAGTGGTTCCGAAGACTTCTATGTTATGCCTTCAGAGGTTCAGCCAGCAGCACTTGCTTTTGCTAGCATGAATGGCAAAGGCCAGCTTGGCTACGACATCGAAAATAGCGACTACGTGTTTGCTATCGGTGCTAACATTCTTGAGTCTTGGGGCACAGTGCTTCGCAACCGCGCAGCATTTAAAAAGTCCCACCCCGCTGCAAAAAAACCAACTGTTAAGTTTGTCTACGCAGGCCCAGTGCAGAACAACACTGCTGCAGGCGCAGACGAATGGTTACCAGCAAAATCCGGTGCTGAAGCAATCGTAGCAATGGGCATTGCAAATCTGCTTATCAAATCCGGTGCTACAATTAACGCACCAGACTTTGCAGAGTTCAAAGCGCTTGCCGCTCAGTACACTCCGCAAAAGGTTGCTGCGCTCGCTGGAGTTGCTCCTGCTAAGCTTAAAGCAATCGCAGCAGAGCTTTCAAAAGCTCAGCGTCCTGTTGTTCTTACCGGTTCTGAATTCGGTCAGGGTACAGGCGTTGCAACTGTTCTTGCTGGAACCGCAGTTAACATGCTGCTCGGTAGCTTTGGTCGCGAAGGCGGCGTAAAAGCTCTTCCTTTGGCACCGAAAGTTATTGCTTCCGGCATGGATCGTTCTGAAAGCGCTCAAAAAGACCTCGTGGCCTACCTTTCCCGCATCAGTGCAGGAAAAGTTTCCAAGCCGCGTGCAATGGTCTTCTACGAAGCAAACCCAGTATACGGTCTGCCTCAGCCTGCAGCTATGGCTAAAGTAATGGATAAGGTTCCATTTAAAGTTGCTTTCACCAGCTTCCTTGATGAAACTGCGAAAGCCTGTGACCTTATTCTGCCTACTCCGCTCGGTCTTGAACGCTTCGATGACGTGGAAACACCATATGGAATCGGTCAGGCATTCTACAGTCTCGCTCGTCCTGTTGCGCCTTGCGTAATTGACGGCAAGCCTGCTGCTGACGTGCTTCTGAGTGTTGCTACTCAGCTCAACATGGATCTTGGTTTCGCTACGTTTGAAGAAATTCTTCAGGCGAAAGCAGAAGCTGCAGGTGCTGATTGGGACAGCCTGATGGAAGGCGAATTCTTTACAAGTGATGCTGTTGCAGAACAGTCTAATCTGCGCATTGCCGCAGACGTAATAGGTAAAGCACTTGCTGCTGCACCTAAGGCTGCAAAGCTAAGCATTGCCCCTGTGCAGAAACTGAGCCTCGGCACCCCGAACACCGCTATTCCACCGTACAACAACAAAACAATTCGTCGTTGGGAACTCCAGAAAAACGAAATGTATGTTGCGATGAACGGAGCAACAGCGCGTGAGCTCGGCGTGGTAAAACACGACCGTATTAAGCTCAGTAATTCCAGCGGCAGCATCCAGGCCCGTGTGAACATTTTTGAAGGCGTTATGCCAAATACCATTGCAGTGCTGATGGGCTTTGGCCACACCGCGTTCGATGAGTTCAGCAAAGGCAAAGGCGAAAACGTCATGGAGCTGCTGACTGTTGGTTATGAAGCCGGCACCGGACAATCTGTCTGGAACGTTGCTGGTGTAAACGTCAGCAAGGCATAA
- the qrcC gene encoding menaquinone reductase iron-sulfur cluster-binding subunit QrcC has product MQTKEFTIKWGMAIDLDKCTGCGACMVACQAENNLAPIADASNKIKVMNWITVYELSNGKPYPEHDVAYLPRPCQQCGHPPCVSVCPVIATDKNEEGGIVSQVTPRCIGCRYCMAACPYHARYFNWRDPVWPGGLEKALTPDVSVRPRGVVEKCTFCHHRWMAAKDKAIVEGRDPMDLAEGEYVTSCTEACPNGAITFGDLNNEEHEVAKLASSKHAHRLLERLGAHTQVYYVSRREWVLRQLDNYLEDEKVKG; this is encoded by the coding sequence ATGCAAACTAAAGAATTCACTATAAAATGGGGCATGGCAATTGACCTCGACAAATGCACCGGTTGTGGTGCCTGCATGGTTGCATGTCAGGCAGAAAACAACCTTGCACCAATTGCCGATGCTTCCAATAAAATCAAAGTAATGAACTGGATCACAGTCTACGAACTGTCCAACGGTAAACCTTACCCTGAACACGACGTAGCCTACCTGCCTCGCCCTTGTCAGCAGTGTGGTCATCCGCCTTGCGTTTCTGTTTGTCCGGTTATCGCGACTGACAAAAACGAAGAAGGCGGAATCGTCAGCCAGGTAACTCCTCGTTGCATCGGCTGTCGTTACTGCATGGCTGCCTGCCCTTACCACGCACGCTACTTTAACTGGCGTGATCCGGTATGGCCTGGTGGACTTGAAAAAGCTCTTACTCCTGACGTATCTGTACGTCCTCGCGGTGTTGTAGAAAAATGTACTTTCTGTCACCACCGCTGGATGGCTGCAAAAGATAAAGCTATCGTTGAAGGTCGTGATCCTATGGATCTGGCTGAAGGCGAATACGTTACTTCCTGTACCGAGGCATGTCCTAACGGTGCAATCACCTTCGGCGACCTAAACAACGAAGAACATGAAGTAGCTAAGCTTGCTAGCTCCAAACACGCTCACAGATTGCTCGAACGTCTTGGTGCCCACACTCAGGTTTACTACGTAAGCCGCCGTGAATGGGTTCTGCGTCAGCTCGATAACTATCTGGAAGACGAAAAGGTTAAGGGGTAA
- the qrcD gene encoding menaquinone reductase integral membrane subunit QrcD yields MGKNYSLPADHELFPEGTSRCSLTKFSIWMGLVGAVALWGLYAAFRVLAEGLGVTALDDYFGFGLWITFDLAVIALGAGAFFTGLLRYILNIDPLKNIINLTVIIGFICYSGAMLILVLDVGQPIRAWFGYWHANVHSMLTEVIFCITCYLIVLIIEYVPLILEQKQLNKIPVLHHIAHNLHVWMPLFAGIGAFLSTFHQGSLGGMYGVLFGRPYVLRDGFFIWPWTFFLFVISAVGSGPVFTVLIATIMEKMTGKKLVSWEIKTLMGKIAGAMLLVYLVFKFADTYAWAIDVLPRSGLTFDQNFYQTIYGKWLLWSELFLCGVIPCVILLTPKLRNNPVLFYSAAFLDCAGITINRYVFTVQALAMPVLPFDTWETYAPNWAEWGASALVLAYGAIILSLSYRYLPVFPQERSLNATKSN; encoded by the coding sequence ATGGGAAAGAACTACTCTCTTCCTGCAGATCATGAACTCTTCCCGGAAGGCACATCACGCTGCTCTCTGACGAAGTTTTCAATCTGGATGGGACTTGTCGGTGCTGTAGCTCTTTGGGGTCTTTACGCTGCATTCAGAGTGCTCGCGGAAGGACTTGGCGTTACAGCCCTTGATGACTACTTCGGCTTTGGTCTCTGGATCACCTTTGACCTTGCCGTTATTGCTCTCGGTGCTGGTGCGTTCTTCACTGGTCTGCTCAGATACATTCTGAATATTGATCCGTTGAAAAACATCATCAACCTCACCGTTATTATCGGCTTTATTTGCTACTCCGGTGCTATGCTCATTCTCGTGCTCGACGTTGGTCAGCCGATTCGTGCATGGTTCGGTTACTGGCATGCGAACGTACACTCCATGCTTACAGAAGTTATTTTCTGTATTACTTGTTACTTGATTGTTCTGATCATCGAGTATGTACCGCTGATCCTCGAACAAAAACAACTTAACAAGATTCCAGTGTTGCATCACATCGCGCATAACCTGCACGTTTGGATGCCTCTGTTTGCTGGTATCGGTGCGTTCCTTTCCACTTTCCACCAGGGTTCACTCGGTGGTATGTACGGCGTTCTTTTTGGCCGTCCTTACGTACTCCGTGATGGTTTCTTCATCTGGCCTTGGACTTTCTTCCTCTTTGTTATTTCCGCAGTTGGTTCCGGTCCGGTATTTACCGTGCTTATCGCAACTATCATGGAAAAAATGACTGGCAAGAAACTGGTTAGCTGGGAAATTAAAACCCTTATGGGTAAAATTGCTGGTGCAATGCTGCTTGTATACCTTGTATTCAAGTTTGCAGACACCTACGCATGGGCAATAGATGTATTGCCACGTTCCGGTCTCACTTTTGACCAGAACTTCTACCAGACAATCTACGGCAAGTGGCTCCTGTGGTCAGAGCTGTTCCTTTGTGGCGTTATTCCGTGTGTTATTTTACTCACACCGAAACTTCGCAACAACCCGGTTCTCTTCTACTCCGCTGCTTTCCTCGATTGTGCAGGCATTACTATCAACCGTTACGTATTTACGGTTCAGGCTCTCGCGATGCCGGTATTGCCTTTCGACACCTGGGAAACATACGCACCAAACTGGGCAGAATGGGGTGCAAGCGCACTCGTACTTGCCTACGGTGCTATTATTCTCAGCCTGTCATACCGTTACCTGCCGGTGTTCCCGCAGGAACGTAGTTTGAATGCGACTAAGTCCAACTAG
- a CDS encoding membrane protein, translated as MHTELFSFMDFDVLWNGLCRPLLRLILSISLGLAIGNIIEALHWGRFLAKVSSPLVRMAHLQDVSGAAFTMAFFSSISANSYLAEQYEQGKIVRKELYFSNLLNSTPVLFLHLPSLFFLAVPFLGKAAFWYVGIIVSAALFRTIGTVIAGRFILPPTPEGCVTCELDDNAPKDAKEVFQRVVSRFMRRIRRVLLVTIPVYTIVFMLNRFGVFEALNDVIGGDNGFLPFINPEAAGVLILSLAAEITASMAAAGALLTDGSIQAKDVVLALLAGNILSSPMRALRHQLATYMGIFPSRLALWLIFCNQSVRVVSLVLFTLAYYFWV; from the coding sequence ATGCACACTGAACTCTTTTCTTTTATGGACTTCGATGTACTTTGGAATGGGCTTTGCCGCCCGTTACTGAGACTTATTCTTTCTATTTCGCTTGGTCTGGCTATAGGCAACATTATTGAAGCGTTGCATTGGGGCCGTTTTCTCGCAAAGGTGTCATCACCATTGGTACGCATGGCGCATTTGCAGGATGTCTCCGGTGCAGCATTTACTATGGCTTTCTTTTCGAGCATTTCGGCAAACTCGTATCTTGCTGAGCAGTATGAGCAAGGAAAAATTGTTCGTAAGGAACTGTATTTCTCAAACTTGCTGAACAGCACTCCGGTGCTTTTTCTGCACCTTCCGTCACTTTTCTTTCTTGCGGTACCTTTTCTTGGTAAAGCCGCGTTCTGGTATGTAGGGATAATTGTTTCTGCAGCGTTGTTCCGTACAATCGGAACCGTTATTGCGGGACGTTTCATCCTTCCTCCAACACCTGAGGGCTGCGTAACCTGTGAGCTTGATGATAATGCTCCAAAGGATGCCAAAGAGGTGTTTCAAAGAGTAGTCTCACGATTTATGCGCAGAATCAGGCGAGTGTTGCTTGTAACAATTCCTGTGTACACAATTGTTTTTATGTTAAATCGCTTCGGAGTGTTTGAGGCGTTAAATGATGTTATTGGCGGAGATAACGGTTTTTTGCCGTTTATTAATCCAGAAGCTGCGGGTGTACTTATTCTTAGCTTAGCAGCAGAAATAACAGCTTCTATGGCTGCTGCAGGTGCGCTTTTAACTGACGGATCGATTCAAGCAAAAGATGTTGTGCTGGCTTTACTTGCCGGCAATATACTTTCGTCGCCAATGCGCGCGCTGAGGCATCAACTTGCAACTTATATGGGGATATTTCCGTCACGCCTCGCCCTATGGCTTATTTTCTGCAATCAGAGTGTGCGCGTTGTCTCGCTTGTTTTGTTCACACTTGCCTACTATTTCTGGGTATAG
- the rnhA gene encoding ribonuclease HI: MKHILLYTDGSCLGNPGPGGWGSILRFGDTEKELSGGFALTTNNRMEILAVIEGLAALKEPCKVDLYTDSQYVRNAVEKKWLVNWQKNGWKNASKKPVKNKDLWLRLLPYLEKHDVTLHWVRGHSGHPENERCDDLARAEASKSDLPRDEGHEES, encoded by the coding sequence ATGAAACATATTTTGCTTTATACAGACGGCTCCTGCCTTGGAAATCCGGGCCCCGGTGGCTGGGGAAGTATTCTTCGGTTTGGTGATACAGAAAAAGAACTTTCAGGCGGTTTTGCCCTGACCACCAACAACAGAATGGAAATTCTTGCTGTAATCGAAGGGCTAGCTGCGCTTAAAGAGCCGTGCAAAGTCGATCTATATACAGATTCTCAGTACGTTCGTAACGCTGTAGAGAAAAAATGGCTTGTAAACTGGCAAAAGAATGGTTGGAAAAACGCTTCAAAAAAGCCGGTGAAGAATAAAGACCTATGGCTGCGTTTGCTCCCGTATCTTGAAAAGCACGATGTTACCCTGCACTGGGTGCGCGGACACAGCGGGCATCCTGAAAACGAACGCTGTGATGATCTCGCTCGCGCAGAAGCGTCCAAGTCTGATCTGCCTCGCGATGAGGGGCACGAAGAGTCTTAG